A single window of Bacteroides intestinalis DSM 17393 DNA harbors:
- a CDS encoding ATP-binding protein, producing the protein MITRVLEESIRNKLGQDKAIVIMGARQVGKTTLLKHLFKEKEGILWLNGDEQDTRALFENISATRLKYIFGNNKTVIIDEAQRIEDIGIRLKLITDQLPDIQLIATGSSSFDLANKINEPLTGRKWEYKMYPLSFEEMVNHHGLMDEKRLLPHRLVYGYYPDVVNHPGSEVEILKQLSDSYLYKDILDWEHIKKANKIVKLLQALAFQVGSEVSYNELGQLCDLDPKTVERYVILLEQSYIIFRLGSFSRNLRNELKSSRKIYFYDNGIRNAVIANFALAETRPDIGALFENFIVSERIKFLHYHHLWYNTWFWRTTAMQEIDFIEEGNGQLAAYEFKWNPKRIAKVPKTFTNSYPNATFNVITRDNVEEFLL; encoded by the coding sequence ATGATAACAAGAGTATTAGAAGAAAGTATACGAAATAAACTGGGACAAGATAAAGCCATTGTCATCATGGGGGCACGCCAAGTAGGTAAGACTACCTTATTGAAACATCTGTTCAAAGAAAAAGAAGGTATATTGTGGCTCAATGGAGACGAACAGGATACTCGTGCACTTTTTGAAAACATCTCGGCAACGCGTTTGAAGTATATCTTCGGCAATAATAAAACTGTTATCATAGATGAAGCACAACGAATTGAAGACATTGGGATAAGACTTAAACTCATCACAGACCAACTGCCGGACATTCAACTGATAGCAACCGGAAGTTCTTCTTTCGACCTTGCCAACAAAATCAATGAGCCACTGACCGGAAGGAAATGGGAATATAAAATGTATCCCCTCTCCTTTGAAGAGATGGTAAATCATCATGGACTTATGGATGAGAAAAGACTACTTCCCCACCGACTGGTATATGGCTATTATCCGGACGTAGTGAACCATCCCGGCTCAGAGGTTGAAATTCTGAAACAACTTTCCGACAGTTATTTATATAAGGATATCCTGGATTGGGAACATATAAAGAAAGCCAACAAAATAGTAAAACTATTACAAGCTCTTGCTTTTCAAGTAGGTTCCGAAGTTTCATATAATGAATTAGGGCAACTGTGTGATTTAGATCCAAAGACAGTGGAACGTTATGTCATTTTATTGGAACAATCATATATCATCTTCCGCTTAGGATCTTTCAGCCGTAATTTACGAAATGAACTAAAGAGTAGCCGAAAAATATATTTCTATGACAACGGCATCCGCAACGCGGTTATCGCCAACTTTGCATTAGCCGAAACCCGCCCTGATATTGGAGCGTTATTCGAAAACTTTATAGTATCGGAACGAATAAAGTTTTTACATTACCACCATCTATGGTATAACACATGGTTCTGGCGCACCACTGCCATGCAAGAAATCGACTTCATTGAAGAAGGCAACGGGCAACTGGCAGCTTATGAGTTTAAATGGAATCCAAAGAGAATCGCCAAAGTACCAAAAACATTTACCAACAGTTACCCGAACGCTACATTCAATGTTATCACGCGAGATAATGTGGAAGAGTTTCTATTATAA
- a CDS encoding methylglyoxal synthase: MTKLVRKIGLVAHDAMKKDLIEWVLWNSELLMGHKFYCTGTTGTLILEALKEKHPDVEWDFTILKSGPLGGDQQMGSRIVDGEIDYLFFFTDPMTLQPHDTDVKALTRLAGVENIVFCCNRSTADHIISSPLFVDPMYERTVPDYTGYTKRFENKPVVAEAVESAKKRKKKRG, encoded by the coding sequence ATGACAAAATTAGTTAGAAAGATTGGATTAGTGGCGCACGACGCCATGAAGAAAGACCTCATTGAGTGGGTCCTCTGGAACTCAGAATTGCTTATGGGGCACAAGTTTTACTGTACAGGTACTACAGGAACTCTTATCCTTGAGGCTCTTAAGGAAAAGCATCCCGATGTTGAGTGGGACTTTACCATTCTGAAATCCGGTCCTTTGGGCGGTGACCAGCAAATGGGTTCCCGCATTGTGGACGGTGAGATTGATTACCTTTTCTTCTTCACTGACCCGATGACGTTGCAGCCGCACGATACGGATGTAAAGGCATTGACTCGTCTGGCCGGTGTGGAGAATATCGTTTTCTGTTGTAACCGTAGTACGGCAGATCATATTATTTCAAGTCCGTTGTTTGTAGATCCTATGTACGAACGTACGGTTCCGGATTACACCGGCTATACCAAACGATTTGAAAATAAACCGGTGGTTGCCGAGGCGGTGGAGTCTGCCAAAAAGCGGAAGAAAAAGAGAGGATAA
- a CDS encoding glycosyltransferase family 2 protein: MDKIAVVILNWNGCEMLRSFLPSVVRFSEADGAVVYVADNGSTDASVEMLCREFPTVRLILLEENQGFADGYNMALQEVDAEYVVLLNSDVEVTEHWLQPLADYMGAHPEAAACQPKIRSWRQKEKFEYAGAAGGFLDHYGYPFCRGRIMGVVEEDKGQYDTIIPVFWATGAALFIRLKDYREAGGLDGRFFAHMEEIDLCWRLRARGRQIVCVPQSVVYHVGGATLKKENPRKTYLNFRNNLVMLYKNLPSEELSSVMRIRAVLDYVAALNFALKLQFPNALAVLRARREYRWLRPSFTAAREENLKKTSLSVIPEWTKSSILAQYYLRGKKFFSQL, encoded by the coding sequence ATGGATAAGATAGCAGTTGTAATATTAAACTGGAACGGGTGCGAAATGCTCCGCTCATTTCTTCCCTCCGTAGTACGCTTTTCCGAAGCAGACGGTGCTGTGGTGTATGTTGCTGATAATGGTTCAACGGATGCATCTGTTGAGATGCTTTGTCGGGAGTTTCCTACCGTCCGATTGATACTGTTGGAAGAAAACCAGGGTTTTGCCGATGGTTATAACATGGCTTTACAGGAAGTGGATGCTGAGTATGTGGTACTTCTCAATTCGGATGTGGAAGTGACGGAGCATTGGCTTCAGCCATTGGCTGATTATATGGGGGCACATCCTGAGGCAGCAGCTTGCCAGCCGAAGATACGGAGTTGGCGGCAGAAGGAGAAGTTTGAGTATGCAGGTGCGGCAGGCGGCTTTCTCGATCATTACGGCTATCCGTTCTGTCGTGGGCGGATTATGGGCGTGGTAGAGGAGGACAAAGGGCAATACGATACCATTATTCCTGTATTTTGGGCTACGGGTGCAGCCTTGTTTATCCGCCTGAAAGATTATCGTGAGGCCGGAGGGCTGGACGGACGATTCTTTGCCCACATGGAAGAGATTGACTTGTGCTGGAGGCTTCGTGCACGTGGCAGGCAGATTGTATGTGTGCCGCAAAGTGTGGTTTATCATGTAGGCGGTGCTACTTTAAAGAAAGAAAATCCCCGAAAAACTTACCTTAATTTTCGTAATAATCTTGTCATGCTTTACAAGAACCTGCCTTCGGAAGAATTGTCTTCGGTGATGCGTATCCGTGCTGTCCTCGACTATGTGGCTGCATTGAACTTTGCTCTTAAACTTCAGTTCCCCAATGCATTGGCTGTACTTCGTGCACGCCGTGAATATCGTTGGTTACGTCCTTCTTTCACTGCTGCACGCGAAGAAAACCTGAAAAAAACTTCCCTTTCCGTGATACCGGAATGGACAAAAAGCAGTATCTTGGCGCAGTATTATTTACGTGGAAAGAAATTTTTCTCGCAATTATAG
- a CDS encoding lysophospholipid acyltransferase family protein: MKSKLIYWLTYAGMWLLALLPFRALYILSDGLYLLMRHVVHYRRGVVRKNLKNSFPEKSQAELREIEREFYHYICDYMLEEIKMMRMSFEDLSRRMEYGNTEEYLAMLEKHGGIVVLIPHYANFEWLTAMGAFMKPEDVPLQVYKPLRNKYVDEMFKLIRARHGGYNVPKHSTAREVIRLRREGKHVVVGLITDQSPNRNEAHHWTTFLNQETVFMDGGERIARMMNYPVFYCELERQGRGHCKAYFDLLTETPKQTAEGEITELFVRRLEQTIRRAPAYWFWSHKRWKLKREELEKQNG, translated from the coding sequence ATGAAATCGAAACTTATCTACTGGCTGACTTACGCAGGTATGTGGCTGCTGGCTTTGCTTCCTTTCCGGGCACTCTATATATTGTCTGACGGACTCTATCTCTTGATGCGCCATGTGGTGCATTACCGTCGCGGAGTGGTCCGTAAAAACCTAAAGAATTCTTTTCCGGAAAAGTCTCAGGCCGAACTTCGTGAAATTGAGCGTGAGTTTTATCACTACATCTGCGATTATATGCTGGAAGAAATCAAGATGATGCGTATGTCATTCGAAGACCTTTCCCGGCGTATGGAGTATGGTAACACAGAAGAATATCTTGCCATGCTCGAAAAACATGGAGGCATTGTTGTGCTCATTCCCCATTATGCCAACTTTGAGTGGTTGACAGCAATGGGAGCTTTCATGAAGCCGGAAGATGTGCCGCTACAGGTGTATAAACCCTTGCGAAATAAGTATGTGGACGAAATGTTTAAGCTTATCCGTGCCCGGCATGGTGGTTATAATGTGCCGAAGCACTCTACTGCCCGCGAAGTGATCCGGTTGCGCCGTGAAGGGAAGCATGTAGTGGTTGGTTTGATTACCGATCAATCGCCCAATCGTAACGAAGCTCACCACTGGACTACTTTCCTGAACCAGGAAACCGTATTTATGGATGGAGGTGAACGTATTGCCAGGATGATGAATTACCCTGTGTTTTATTGTGAATTGGAGAGACAGGGCAGAGGACATTGCAAAGCCTACTTCGATTTGTTGACCGAGACCCCTAAACAGACAGCTGAAGGGGAGATAACCGAACTTTTCGTACGCCGTCTGGAACAAACGATTCGTCGTGCTCCTGCCTATTGGTTCTGGTCTCATAAGCGTTGGAAACTGAAACGTGAAGAACTGGAGAAACAAAATGGATAA
- the mtaB gene encoding tRNA (N(6)-L-threonylcarbamoyladenosine(37)-C(2))-methylthiotransferase MtaB → MIDTNIFQNKTAVYYTLGCKLNFSETSTIGKILREAGVRTARKGEKADICVVNTCSVTEVADKKCRQAIHRLVKQHPGAFVVVTGCYAQLKPETVAKIEGVDVVLGAEQKKDLLQYLGNLQKNESGEAYASALKDIHSFAPSCSRGDRTRYFLKVQDGCDYYCSYCTIPFARGRSRNGTVASMVEQARQAAAEGGKEIVLTGVNIGDFGKSTGETFFDLVKALDEVEGIERYRISSIEPNLLTDEIIEFVSHSRSFMPHFHIPLQSGSDDVLKLMRRRYDTELFASKVQRVKEMMPDAFIGVDVIVGTRGETDEYFEQAYEFIKSLDVTQLHVFSYSERPGTQALKIDHVVTPEEKHRRSQRLLELSDEKTHAFYARYIGQTMPVLLERSKPGAPMHGFTANYIRVEVPHNDTLDNQVVSVRLGNFNEDGTALHGTLLL, encoded by the coding sequence ATGATTGATACCAATATATTTCAAAATAAGACAGCGGTTTACTATACGTTAGGGTGTAAGTTGAACTTTTCGGAAACCTCTACTATCGGTAAGATTTTGCGGGAAGCAGGCGTGCGTACGGCACGTAAGGGAGAGAAAGCAGACATCTGTGTAGTGAACACTTGCTCGGTGACGGAGGTGGCAGATAAGAAATGCCGCCAGGCTATTCATCGCCTGGTGAAGCAACATCCGGGCGCTTTCGTGGTTGTGACCGGATGTTATGCCCAGTTGAAGCCCGAAACCGTTGCAAAGATTGAGGGGGTGGACGTGGTACTTGGTGCCGAACAGAAAAAGGACTTACTTCAATATCTCGGTAATTTACAGAAAAATGAGTCGGGAGAGGCGTATGCTTCAGCGTTGAAAGATATCCATTCATTTGCGCCGTCCTGCTCACGGGGAGATCGTACTCGCTATTTTCTGAAAGTACAGGATGGTTGCGATTATTATTGTTCCTATTGCACCATTCCTTTTGCTCGCGGACGGAGCCGCAACGGAACGGTTGCCTCTATGGTAGAACAGGCGCGTCAGGCTGCAGCCGAAGGGGGAAAGGAGATTGTGTTGACCGGTGTTAACATTGGCGATTTCGGCAAGAGCACCGGAGAGACTTTCTTCGACTTGGTGAAGGCGTTGGACGAGGTAGAAGGTATTGAACGTTATCGTATCTCTTCCATAGAACCTAATTTGCTGACTGATGAGATAATAGAGTTCGTTTCGCATTCCCGCAGCTTTATGCCTCATTTCCATATTCCATTGCAGTCCGGTAGTGACGACGTTTTAAAACTGATGCGCCGTCGGTATGATACGGAACTCTTCGCTTCCAAAGTGCAGAGAGTGAAAGAAATGATGCCCGACGCTTTTATCGGTGTGGATGTCATAGTGGGTACGCGGGGTGAAACGGATGAATACTTTGAGCAGGCTTATGAATTTATTAAGAGTCTGGATGTGACCCAACTTCACGTGTTCAGCTATTCCGAACGGCCGGGTACACAGGCTTTGAAGATAGACCATGTAGTAACTCCGGAGGAAAAGCACCGTCGCAGTCAGCGCCTTTTGGAACTTTCGGATGAAAAGACACATGCATTCTATGCCCGCTATATCGGACAAACTATGCCGGTATTGCTGGAACGCTCCAAACCGGGTGCCCCGATGCATGGCTTTACAGCTAACTATATCCGGGTAGAGGTTCCCCATAATGATACACTGGACAATCAAGTGGTATCTGTACGCTTGGGCAATTTCAATGAAGACGGGACGGCGTTGCATGGAACTTTACTATTATAA
- a CDS encoding long-chain fatty acid--CoA ligase encodes MIQENFIKLYEQSFRENWDLPCYTDYGEDESYSYGQVAQEIAKLHLLFKHCSLRRGDKIAVIGKNNSRWCIAYMATITYGAIVVPILQDFNPNDVHHIVTHSESVFLFTSDSIWDHLEEERLTGLRAVFSLSDFRCLHQRDGETINRFLKHLDDEMHETYPKGFRREDVQYTTLSNDKVMLLNYTSGTTGFSKGVMLTGNNLAGNVTFGIRTELLKKGDKVLSFLPLAHAYGCAFDFLTATAVGTHVTLLGKVPSPKILMKAFEEVKPNLIITVPLVIEKIYKNVIQPAINKRTMRWALSIPLLDGQIYGQIRKKLVDALGGRFKEIIIGGAAMNPEVEEFFHRIKFPFTIGYGMTECAPLISYAPWNEFVPTSSGRVLDIMEARIYKENPEAEIGEIQVRGENVMAGYYKNPEATKEVFTEDGWLRTGDLGKLDENNNLYIRGRSKTMILSSSGQNIFPEEIEARLNNLPFVLESLIIERNKKLVALVYADYEALDSLGLNQTENIKTIMDENLKNLNNSVASYEKVSQIQLYPNEFEKTPKRSIKRYLYNSIAVD; translated from the coding sequence ATGATACAAGAGAACTTTATCAAACTCTACGAGCAGAGTTTCCGTGAGAACTGGGACCTTCCTTGCTACACCGATTATGGTGAAGACGAGAGTTATTCCTATGGACAAGTAGCACAAGAAATAGCTAAATTGCACTTGCTATTCAAACATTGCAGCCTGCGCCGGGGCGATAAAATAGCTGTTATCGGCAAAAACAATTCCCGTTGGTGCATTGCTTATATGGCAACCATCACTTATGGAGCCATCGTTGTGCCCATCCTTCAAGATTTTAATCCGAACGATGTACATCATATCGTCACCCACTCCGAATCTGTTTTTCTCTTTACCAGCGATTCCATTTGGGATCATCTGGAAGAAGAACGCCTGACCGGACTGCGTGCCGTGTTCTCCCTTTCTGATTTCCGCTGCCTCCACCAGCGTGACGGTGAAACAATCAACCGTTTCCTCAAACATCTGGACGATGAAATGCATGAAACTTATCCGAAAGGTTTCCGCCGGGAAGACGTACAATATACAACCCTCTCTAATGATAAGGTGATGCTGCTGAACTATACTTCGGGCACCACCGGTTTCAGCAAAGGTGTTATGCTGACAGGAAACAATCTGGCAGGAAATGTCACCTTCGGTATACGTACCGAGCTATTAAAGAAAGGAGATAAAGTATTATCTTTCTTGCCTTTAGCCCATGCCTACGGTTGTGCCTTCGACTTCCTCACGGCCACCGCCGTGGGAACCCATGTCACACTTCTGGGAAAAGTCCCCTCCCCCAAGATCCTGATGAAAGCTTTCGAGGAGGTAAAACCCAATCTTATCATTACCGTACCGCTTGTTATCGAGAAAATCTACAAAAATGTTATCCAACCCGCCATCAATAAGAGAACTATGAGGTGGGCGCTCAGCATTCCTTTGCTCGACGGACAAATCTACGGGCAAATCCGTAAAAAACTGGTAGATGCCCTAGGCGGACGTTTCAAAGAAATCATTATCGGCGGGGCTGCCATGAACCCGGAAGTGGAAGAGTTCTTCCACCGCATCAAGTTTCCGTTCACTATCGGTTACGGTATGACAGAATGTGCACCATTAATCAGCTACGCTCCCTGGAACGAATTCGTCCCGACTTCTTCCGGTCGTGTACTCGACATCATGGAAGCCCGGATTTATAAAGAAAATCCGGAAGCTGAAATTGGTGAGATACAAGTGCGAGGCGAAAATGTAATGGCTGGGTACTATAAAAATCCGGAAGCTACGAAGGAGGTTTTCACCGAAGACGGCTGGTTGCGTACCGGTGACTTGGGAAAACTGGACGAAAATAACAATCTCTATATCCGTGGCCGTAGCAAGACCATGATTCTCAGTTCCAGCGGACAGAATATTTTCCCCGAGGAAATAGAAGCACGTCTCAACAATCTGCCATTCGTTCTGGAAAGTCTGATCATCGAGCGTAATAAGAAGCTGGTCGCTTTGGTTTATGCAGATTATGAAGCACTGGATTCCCTTGGTCTGAACCAAACGGAAAATATCAAAACCATTATGGATGAGAATCTGAAAAACCTGAATAACAGTGTGGCCAGTTACGAAAAAGTAAGCCAGATACAGCTCTACCCTAACGAATTTGAGAAAACCCCCAAAAGGAGTATCAAGCGCTACTTATATAACAGTATTGCAGTAGATTAG
- a CDS encoding PG1828 family lipoprotein: MKKLVLMAVAIVAVSFASCGNKQADAEKATADSIRIADSIAAVEEAAAAAAEAAAAAAADTVAVDSAAVVAE; this comes from the coding sequence ATGAAAAAATTAGTTTTGATGGCTGTAGCTATTGTAGCAGTATCTTTCGCATCTTGTGGTAACAAACAAGCTGACGCTGAAAAAGCAACAGCAGATTCTATCCGTATTGCTGACTCAATCGCAGCAGTAGAAGAAGCAGCTGCAGCAGCAGCTGAGGCAGCAGCAGCCGCAGCAGCAGACACTGTAGCAGTAGATAGTGCAGCAGTTGTAGCTGAATAA
- the rplI gene encoding 50S ribosomal protein L9: MEIILKEDIVNLGYKNDIVTVKSGYGRNYLIPTGKAVIASPAAKKMLAEDLKQRAHKLEKIKKDAEALAAKLEGVSLKIATKVSSTGTIFGSVGNIQIAEELAKLGHEIDRKIIVVKDAVKEVGQYKAIVKLHKEVSVEIPFEVVAEEA; this comes from the coding sequence ATGGAAATTATATTGAAAGAAGACATTGTAAACTTGGGTTATAAGAACGATATCGTAACTGTTAAGTCTGGTTATGGTCGTAACTACCTCATCCCGACAGGTAAAGCTGTGATTGCTTCTCCTGCTGCAAAGAAAATGTTGGCTGAAGATTTGAAGCAACGTGCTCACAAATTGGAAAAAATCAAGAAGGATGCTGAAGCATTGGCAGCTAAATTGGAAGGCGTATCTTTGAAGATCGCTACTAAAGTTAGCTCAACCGGTACTATCTTCGGTTCTGTTGGTAACATCCAGATTGCAGAAGAATTGGCTAAGTTAGGTCATGAAATTGACCGTAAGATCATCGTTGTAAAAGACGCTGTGAAAGAAGTTGGCCAATATAAAGCTATCGTTAAGCTGCACAAGGAAGTTTCTGTAGAGATTCCTTTTGAAGTTGTTGCTGAAGAAGCATAA
- the rpsR gene encoding 30S ribosomal protein S18 — translation MAQVQSEIRYLTPPSVDVKKKKYCRFKKSGIKYIDYKDPEFLKKFLNEQGKILPRRITGTSLKFQRRVAQAVKRARHLALLPYVTDMMK, via the coding sequence ATGGCACAAGTTCAATCAGAAATCAGATATTTAACTCCGCCGTCAGTGGACGTTAAGAAGAAAAAATACTGCCGTTTCAAAAAGAGTGGTATTAAGTATATCGACTATAAGGATCCTGAATTCTTGAAGAAATTCTTGAATGAGCAAGGTAAGATCCTTCCGCGTCGCATCACCGGTACTTCTTTGAAGTTCCAACGTCGTGTAGCTCAAGCTGTAAAGAGAGCCCGTCACTTGGCTTTGTTGCCTTATGTAACTGACATGATGAAATAA
- the rpsF gene encoding 30S ribosomal protein S6 — translation MNQYETVFILTPVLSDVQMKEAVEKFKGILTAEGAEIVNEENWGLKKLAYPIQKKSTGFYQLIEFNADPTVIDKLELNFRRDERVIRFLTFKQDKYAAEYAAKRRSVKSTKKED, via the coding sequence ATGAATCAATACGAAACCGTTTTCATTTTAACTCCCGTTTTGTCTGATGTTCAGATGAAGGAAGCGGTAGAAAAATTCAAAGGCATCCTTACTGCTGAAGGTGCTGAGATCGTAAATGAGGAAAACTGGGGACTGAAAAAACTGGCATATCCTATCCAGAAGAAGTCAACTGGTTTCTATCAGCTGATTGAGTTCAATGCAGACCCTACTGTAATTGACAAGTTAGAGCTTAACTTCCGTCGTGATGAGCGCGTTATCCGTTTCTTGACTTTCAAGCAAGACAAGTACGCTGCTGAATACGCTGCGAAGAGAAGAAGTGTTAAATCAACTAAAAAGGAGGATTAA
- a CDS encoding MarR family winged helix-turn-helix transcriptional regulator: MIEQFNFDIRLIFAILNGKVSAAINRKLSRNFRQNGLEITPEQWTVLIFLWEKDGVTQQELCNATFKDKPSMTRLIDNMERQHLVVRISDKKDRRTNLIHLTKDGKELEEQARVIANQTLKEALHSITVEELRVSQEVLRKIFFNTKD, from the coding sequence ATGATCGAGCAATTTAACTTTGACATCCGGCTTATCTTTGCCATACTGAATGGTAAAGTTTCCGCCGCAATCAACCGAAAACTGTCCCGTAACTTCCGCCAGAACGGTTTGGAGATTACTCCGGAGCAGTGGACCGTCCTTATCTTTTTGTGGGAAAAAGATGGAGTGACGCAACAAGAGTTGTGTAATGCAACTTTTAAGGACAAACCCAGTATGACGCGCCTGATAGATAATATGGAACGCCAACATTTAGTGGTTCGTATCTCTGACAAGAAAGATCGCCGCACCAATCTGATCCACCTCACCAAAGATGGAAAGGAACTGGAAGAACAAGCACGAGTGATTGCCAACCAAACTCTGAAAGAGGCATTGCATAGTATCACTGTGGAAGAACTGCGCGTAAGTCAGGAAGTATTAAGAAAAATATTTTTTAATACGAAAGATTAG
- the rprY gene encoding response regulator transcription factor RprY: MDEKLRILLCEDDENLGMLLREYLQAKGYSAELYPDGEAGYKAFLKNKYDLCVFDVMMPKKDGFTLAQEVRAANAEIPIIFLTAKTLKEDILEGFKIGADDYITKPFSMEELTFRIEAILRRVRGKKNKESNIYKIGMFTFDTQKQILSTPEKQTKLTTKESELLGLLCAHANEILQRDFALKTIWIDDNYFNARSMDVYITKLRKHLKEDPSIEIINIHGKGYKLITPEPEA; encoded by the coding sequence ATGGACGAGAAACTGCGTATTTTATTGTGCGAAGATGATGAAAATCTTGGCATGCTTTTAAGAGAATATTTACAGGCGAAAGGTTATTCTGCCGAGTTATATCCCGACGGCGAAGCTGGATACAAAGCTTTTCTGAAGAATAAATATGACTTGTGTGTGTTTGACGTAATGATGCCAAAGAAAGATGGTTTCACACTGGCTCAGGAAGTACGTGCTGCAAATGCCGAAATTCCTATCATCTTCCTGACTGCAAAGACACTGAAAGAAGATATTCTAGAAGGCTTTAAGATCGGTGCGGATGATTATATCACCAAGCCATTCAGTATGGAAGAGTTGACATTCAGAATTGAAGCTATCCTGAGACGTGTACGTGGAAAGAAGAACAAAGAGAGTAATATCTACAAGATTGGTATGTTCACTTTCGATACACAGAAGCAGATTTTGTCGACACCTGAAAAGCAAACGAAGCTGACTACTAAAGAGTCTGAACTCTTGGGCTTGCTTTGCGCTCATGCTAATGAAATCCTGCAGCGTGACTTTGCTTTGAAGACGATCTGGATTGATGACAACTATTTCAATGCCCGTAGTATGGACGTGTACATCACGAAGTTGCGTAAACATCTGAAAGAAGATCCTTCTATTGAAATCATCAATATCCACGGAAAAGGATACAAACTGATTACACCGGAGCCGGAAGCTTAA
- a CDS encoding sensor histidine kinase, translating to MKKSTIWILGVVMGLSFLSLLYLQISYIEKMVKMRNEQFDESVKRGLMAASKEVESAEVDRWLREDISEAEKRAWELTAQGKAVVQTQRFTATSPDGSQYSAIELQTITNNPSELPRAMISRKHGAKTIPKTARSHVDFVKNRYVYQRNLLDEVAWQMVYTASDKPIEERINFKNLDQYLKSGLVDNGIDLAYHFKVIDRDGREVYRCSDYVDEGNEYSYSQPLFLNDPPARMSIVKIHFPGKRDYIFDSVNFMIPSMIFTFVLLITFIFTIYIVFRQKKLTEMKNDFINNMTHEFKTPISTISLAAQMLKDPAVGKSPAMFQHISTVINDETKRLRFQVEKVLQMSMFDKQKATLKMKELDANELITGVINTFTLKVERYNGNIESELNATDPDIFADEMHLTNVIFNLMDNAVKYKRPDADLELKVKTWNEPGKLMISIQDNGIGIKKENLKKIFEKFYRVHTGNLHDVKGFGLGLSYVKKIITDHKGTIRAESELNVGTKFIIALPLLKN from the coding sequence ATGAAGAAGTCAACAATATGGATATTAGGCGTCGTTATGGGGTTATCTTTCCTCAGTCTCTTGTACCTGCAAATCAGTTATATAGAGAAGATGGTAAAGATGCGTAACGAGCAATTTGATGAATCGGTGAAGCGTGGTCTGATGGCAGCTTCCAAAGAAGTGGAGTCCGCGGAGGTTGACCGTTGGTTAAGGGAGGATATCTCCGAGGCAGAAAAGAGAGCGTGGGAATTGACTGCGCAGGGTAAAGCAGTGGTGCAGACACAGCGGTTTACGGCTACATCGCCAGATGGTTCTCAGTATTCAGCTATAGAACTGCAGACGATAACAAATAATCCGTCAGAGCTGCCGCGAGCCATGATTTCGCGTAAGCATGGTGCCAAAACGATACCCAAAACAGCTCGTTCGCATGTCGATTTCGTGAAGAATCGTTATGTATACCAGCGTAACTTGTTGGATGAAGTGGCTTGGCAGATGGTATATACAGCAAGTGACAAACCAATAGAGGAGCGCATCAACTTTAAGAATCTGGATCAGTACTTAAAGTCGGGTTTGGTAGATAACGGAATTGATCTGGCCTATCACTTTAAAGTGATTGACCGGGATGGACGGGAAGTATATCGCTGTTCGGACTATGTAGATGAAGGTAATGAGTATTCTTATTCCCAACCTTTGTTCCTGAACGATCCACCTGCCCGTATGAGTATTGTAAAGATACATTTCCCGGGTAAAAGGGATTATATTTTCGACTCAGTCAACTTTATGATACCGTCGATGATATTCACCTTTGTACTGCTGATAACATTCATCTTCACGATTTATATCGTGTTCCGCCAAAAGAAACTGACGGAGATGAAGAATGACTTTATCAACAATATGACGCATGAATTCAAAACACCGATATCGACGATATCACTGGCAGCGCAGATGTTGAAAGACCCCGCAGTGGGGAAATCGCCTGCTATGTTCCAGCATATATCGACGGTCATCAATGATGAGACGAAACGGTTGAGGTTCCAGGTAGAAAAGGTTCTTCAGATGTCGATGTTCGACAAACAGAAGGCTACCTTGAAAATGAAGGAACTAGATGCCAATGAGTTGATTACAGGTGTTATCAATACATTCACCTTAAAGGTGGAGCGTTATAACGGTAATATAGAGTCGGAACTGAACGCAACAGACCCGGATATATTTGCAGATGAAATGCATCTTACGAATGTGATTTTCAATCTGATGGATAATGCGGTGAAGTATAAGAGACCGGATGCGGATCTGGAATTGAAAGTGAAGACTTGGAATGAACCGGGTAAGCTGATGATTTCTATCCAGGATAACGGTATAGGTATTAAAAAAGAGAATTTGAAAAAGATATTTGAAAAGTTCTACCGCGTGCATACAGGTAATCTGCACGATGTGAAGGGCTTCGGATTAGGGCTTTCTTATGTGAAGAAGATCATAACAGATCACAAGGGAACCATCCGGGCAGAGAGTGAACTAAACGTTGGAACTAAATTTATTATTGCATTACCTTTACTTAAAAATTAA